TCCAAGTTGTTGCTTTTGAATGTTCCCTGGGTTCTAACAGACTTTGGACAAACAGCGTTCTCCCATCATGCACCATGGACAAGGAACaatctttaaaatctttttaacTAGAAACATTCATTTCCATTAAgtggtggtcattttgtagaaaatgtgtgtgtgcttgtcttcattttgtgcatgtttatgctcattttgtgtgtttttggtattttttgtcagttgatggtcattttgtatcaatTGTGTGTCTGAggtcattttatgtgtgtttgtggtcatttaatgtatgtttgtggtcatttaatgtatgtttgtggtcatttaatgtatgtttgtggtcgttttatgtgtgtttgtggtcatttcatgtgtgtttgtggtcatttcatgtatgtttgtggtcgttttatgtatgtttgtggtcgttttatgtatgtttgtggtcgttttatgtgtgtttgtggtcatttcatgtgtgtttgtggtcatttcatgtatgtttgtggtcgttttatgtatgtttgtggtcattttatgtgtgtttgtggtcatttcatgtgtgtttgtggtcatttcatgtatgtttgtggtcatttcatgtgtgtttgtggtcgtttcatgtgtgtttgtggtcatttcatgtgtgtttgtggtcgttttatgtatgtttgtggtcgttttatgtgtgtttgtgggcatttaatgtgtgtttgtgggcatttaatgtgtgtttgtggtcgtttcatgtgtgtttgtggtcgtttcatgtgtgtttgtgggcgtttcatgtgtgtttgtgggcgtttcatgtgtgtttgtgggcgtttcatgtgtgtttgtgggcgtttcatgtgtgtttgtggtcatttcatgtgtgtttgtgggcgttttatgtgtgtttgtggtcatttcatgtgtgtttgtggtcgttttatgtatgtttgtggtcatttaatgtatgtttgtggtcgtttcatgtgtgtttgtgggcatttcatgtgtgtttgtgggcatTTCATGTAtgtttggtcgttttgtgcctatttatggtcattttgtatatttgtgtggTCATCTTGTGTCAAACTCCCAGAATGCCTCAGCACCCTTCTCACTTTCAGTTCTAGTAATTACCATCTAACCTCCACATGGTTGCTTTTGAATATTCCTCGTGTGCTAACAGACTTTGGTCAGAATCTTGAACTACAAACATTCACGTCCATTACTGAATTTGAACATCATAAAGAATACAGTGAAGGAGGAACGTCCGTGTTTCTGAAGAGGTCGCTGTCCTTAAACAGCTGTCAATCTGTTGTatggttttattgtttatttgtgtatcGTGTGTCCATTTTATACaacttttaaattttgtgtGGCGGCTACCTTGACCAGATCTCTCTTGTAAAAGACATCTCTAATCTCAATAGgacttcctggttaaataaaggtaaataacGTAATTTGTGATGGTCAGATAAAGGGACTCAGTCCAGATGTCATGTCATATATCTGCCCTGGTAATAAACCCTCTGTCAGTGagccattaaaataaaaacgttTTGAAATTAAGCTGGACTCGCACTAAGGGCTGTAATGTTGCTGTCAGCGGCAAGCTCCGTTTGGCACCAACAGACTTTAACCGTggtaatgtttgttgtttattggcTTAAATGTGCTGAAATAAGGTCAGCCGTGTTAACTTCTTGTCTCGTGTTCAAAGTTCTGTTTTAGCGAAGGTTGCACTGTATTTTGGTTGGACAGCTGTCAGCCTGCTGATTGTGTTCGCtggagaaaaaatacatttcgtGCTTTTGACACGCCAGTCCTGAATCTAAACTTATTCCATCTGCAGGCTGGAATCGACTCACTTGCAGCATTTACTGACTCATCTTCTTTTGAACCATGTGAAGTCAAATAAGCTCAGAAATTTTCATATAGAAGCATGTCTGTTTGCGTTTTATTCTCAGTTTACTATCCCCATAAAAcaagataagaaaaaaaaaacatgtttatagaGAAGGAAGATGACCTCAACATGATCAGCCACTAACCTGCTAAATATTGACTAAGCTTGAAACATCATTTGACAGCTGTCTTTAAGTATCACGTGGGTTTAATCCAAATATAACTGTACCTTTAGCAAAAATGGAAGAAGTCTCATTACATATTGACAACAGCTGCAACCTAAGGAAATAGTGTAAACATGCTTAGTCATAAAAATTAAGGTAAGTGTGAGCCAAGTGCTTAAAAGTGGAATTTCTCACATGCTGTTTCATGCAGCGCAGCCTGTAACTGTTGCTGCCACAAAGATCTCCTGTTCAGTGATTATTTGTGCTGGCCATGGCTCATATGTATGAATAGGCCCTTTCTTCTCGTGGGGATGTCTTACTCTGTACTTCAAGTCTCCAGTGTTCTCCTCCTGTCCCGTCCTAAGCAACGCCTCCCAGTCCCAGAGGATGAAATAATGTTGACACTGTTGGCTAAATGGTGTCATTGATTCAGGATTCAGGAGGGCGCGTCCAAATGCACGAGTCTGGCGTCATTTAAAGAcacagtattaaaaaaaaaaaaagacacagtaTGGAACTGATGTGGCTGAAGACATTCTTCAAAATGAAAAGCTCATGTCCTTCACACTGCAACTTCTTAATCTAAAGTGCCTTAAAAATGGAAGACCTTCCTAATATGGACATATTTTCAAACCTCCTGTTGAAAGATCTGTGTAAGAGTAATCAAGTCTGAACGCAGTCAATAAGAAAAGGCTTTACAGCATGGCTTAAAATGAAACAACTTATGATTGAAAGGAAACTAATTGTCTCAAAATACAACCTCTTATTGACAGCTGTAAACGTGGGAGTAGAGAAAGTTGTAGTTGAATGTATGTTCCCCTGCAGTTACACAAACAGGCTGTTGGTTACCGCAAATGTCCACTTAAGAGCATTTCTGTGGCAGCTGGAGAGTTAGCTGTGTTGCCCAGAGGCGTTTTTACGTGGCGGTTTCTCGGTAGGAggagagttttttttgtctcggcCATAGCTGCTGCTGTGGTCATGCAGTGTGGTTGTATGACATGGTAGATATACGTGTTGCAGGAATACAGACTCCCTTAAAATAGTATAACTATCTCTCATCTCAGAAGTTGAATTTGTGATGGTATTACAAATTTTTTAGTACCTTAGCAGAATCGCATATCACTTAGACTGATAATAGTGCTCAAGAAAGTAAAATCCTCGTTTAAAAGTGCATATTTTAGTAACTGCAAATattttgttacagtttttttaacataatattTTGTCAGCTTTGTTTTGGTAGCATACATAATGTGTTGCATTGTTATCCTCTCTTGACTAACAGAGCCACAGAAAGATCTGGGACAAGCATCTCAGGGTCCTAATTTGACCAGAGAACCAGCTAAACAGAGCCCAGCAGCTGCAGCCGATCCCAAGGCCACGGAGACGGAGCCCAAGGCCACGGAGACGGAGCCCAAGGCCACGGAGACGGAGCCCAAGGCCACGGAGACGGAGCCCAAGGCCACGGAGACGGAGCCCAAGGCCACGGAGACGGAGCCCAAGGCCACGGAGACGGAGCCCGAGGTCACGGGGACGGAGACGAAGCCCGAGGTCACGGGGACGGAGACGAAGCCCGAGGTCACGGGGACGGAGACGAAGCCCGAGGTCACGGAGACGGAGCCCAAGGCCACGGAGACGGAGCCCAAGGCCACGGAGACGGAGCCCAAGGCCACGGACCCCAAGCCCGAGGCCATGGAGACAGAGCCCGAGGCCACGGAGACAGAGCCCAAGGCCACGGACCCCAAGCCCGAGGTCACGGAGACGGAGCCCGAGGCCACGGAGACGGAGCCCAAGGCCACGGACCCCAAGCCCGAGGTCACGGAGACGGAGCCCGAGGCCACGGAGACAGAGCCCAAGGAGTCTACAACAAATCCTAAGGACCCCACAACAGCAGAAGTAGAAGCTCCTAAAGCGGACCAGAAAACAGGCACAGAAGTAAAATCAACTTCCACGCATAAAGGAGATTCTTCAATCACCGTGTTTGATTCCTCTGCAGGCAAACTGCCGCAAAATTCTGACGGTGATGCAAAATCAGATGAGACTGACAAAAATCGAGATGGCACTGAGGCAACAGAGGAACATGCTTCTTCTGCAACCACCCGGGTCTCCACTGTAGAATCTACCACTGCCTCTACTAAAGTCCAGGAAACAACAACCCCAATTACAGAATTCACACAGGCCGACTTAGATCTCCTAGACGCCGATGGCAAGGGACAAGGACCTCAGATCAGTAGCGAAGAAGACGAGGATGGTGAAGATGATGTTGATGACGAAAGCATAGATCCTGAGGAGTCTGACGGTTTATTATACGGAAATGCCGACCCCAAAGACCAAACGGAGAACGGGCGGCGGCAGCAGGCTGGGGAGATGGAGGCGCCCCGATATAAGGGAGTGGACAGCTACAACACAGAGGACGAGGACTCCCACTTCTTCTTTCACCTGGtcatcctggccttcctggtGGCCATCGGCTACATCGCCTACCACAACAAGAGGAAGGTCAGTGTTGGCATGGCAACAGCTGGGCAGCTGCTCAGGAAAAAGGGCAAAGATTATGATACAGTCCTGAGGCTCATAATAGTTGCACAGTAATTTTTTATAGCGTGATTGCAACTcccaaatttttatttttgtgaacttAAAATGTACCATCCCTGTACCAACCAAATAGtagtaaaactgaattaaatgatAGAAAATGAGTCACCAGTAACTACAAGAGTATGGCCCGACCAGTATGGATTTTTTGAGGCTGATTCCAATATTCGGCAGACAAAAATTCCGACAACTGATTAATCTGCTGATtagttaaaaatatatataataaataaatgaaatctttTTTGGTCCCTTAACACTTACAATGATATGAATTAcaagcagaacattttactgttttacaatgCTTTGTCCTGTAGAATTTGTTTAACTTTGcaacagagaggaattttcaacTACAAGTACATCCAACGAAGCATTAAACCTCTGGGAAATTAtataacctgaaaaaaaaagagtcgaTCTATAAATGAGTTATGAAATACGTCTGGCCTTGtacttcttgttgctgcaaattaGAGGTAGGTTATATTTATATGTGCTGTATATAAGCAACATAATGAGTGAAATCACTGCAAGACATTTCCGCAGCCTTCTACCCTTCATCATTAAATCACTTTTTCTCTACTCTGTTATTTCTTTGCCTTGAAGTCAGGACTCATATGAACCAAATAAAAACCAGGCCTGTTTGTCAGACGCACTAATAAAAGAATCCGCTGAGATTTGCATCGAATAAATGTAACctgttaaagaaaaaagatgatCAACTCATGATAATGTGCACAAAATCATAAAGTAATCAAGGCGGTCGAAGAAAAATAGCGGTCAACAAAAAATACGGCGGCGCAGCTCACCCCCTctcaatgaaaacatcaagacaGGTGAATAGATTTGCTTGATTGTCCCGCCCATATTCTGTGACCCTCTATCAGTCTGTTCAACATaatcacaaaataatacaataataaaacagTTCATTTGTGGCTCCTACAGGGCCCTATATAGGAGCATCTCAAATTCACAGTTTCAGTTTGAATTGTTGTAAACTGTTattcagaaaaatgtaattgaaatgggacattttccaaaaatgttgcaatATTGTAGACTAAACTTTTGATTAATTGACAGAAGGATCAATATAATATTGAAACACAGTCCTGGAAAACATTACATGATTTTGTTATTTCTAGCTTGATAAGACGCACTAATGCCTTGTTGTGTCTTTATTTACACATCCAGGAGAGCAGAAATGAGTGCCCAGTGTTTCCATTATCCATTTATTGGATTTATAAATGTGTAAATCTCCAGATTGGGGTTAGGAATCAGGATTTTACTGACTCATTTAATGCACTGTTTATCTTTCTCTGCAGCAAAACCTCACAAATTACATGCAGTTCTTTACACAGACAAAGGATTAGATATTCTAAGATGAATACCCTCGGCACTGCACTCCTTAATAGTTTTCAGAGATGATGTCTGGTGATTTGTTCTGTTCACCGCAGAACAAACTACGATCATGTATAATAGAATATATTATGATCAAATGCAGCAGAAGCAGGagttctctctctgtttctgagtcTGTAGAGGAAggttttttattgtatattttgctTCTGCATAGAAATTCGGATTCCAATTATGCcgtcttttcatcttttctgctCGACTTTCAACCGAGAAATAATTTTGCTTGATCAGCACATGTACATCCGTCACATTAATTTGATTTCTATCTggatttttgcttcttttctcccctttttttttaatttttttttttttttagatcttcCATCTCGCACATAACCGACGCTGGAAGGACAGTTTATGTTCCCGCAACACCGTGGAGTATCGCCGCCTGGACCAGAACGTCAACGAGGCCATGCCGTCCCTCAAGATGACCCGAGACTACATTTTTTGATCCAGAAGAAGAACGTGTCCAAACCTGCACCGAGCCCGCCGGCCCTCCTGCCTGGTCGTTGTCCAGATGCCGTGCTTTGTCGTGGAGCTTAATCGATGCTTTCTCCTGCTTTCCAGGCCGGTCAGAGAGCAGGAGATGTTTGTCTTTGAAacagaattcttttttttttttttttttttggtctgcatagagatttttttcattctggGTCATTCTTGTttgttatattattttttgaatattttgccTTTATTCTAAATTAATAACTTCTTGCTaattaatttgactttttagtctttgtatttgtcttttttgggggTTGGTTCAGCCTTATGGTCCCTTTAcacctgtttttgttgttcttcttgtcttaatatttttaatactCAATTTAAAAGGTGGAAGAATTACAGCTTGATTAACTTTTGGATCATAATATAAAGCCTGATGATGAGATTTTGGTTATTTACCTGAAAATTAATGATGGATTTCTCTCTCAGCAGTTAGCCAAGATAAGAGTTGATACACAAAGCACTTCCTGTGTCATGCATACTTTTAAATTGTTAAAGTGTAAGTGTGCAGACAAAGCAGCAATCTATCCACACATGTGTGCTTACATTTATTCATAAATATGCAGTCATTCCAAGAACTCCTCATTAgtctgctttgaaatggcttcTGTTGGGGGGAGAAAAAGTGCTTTAAACTGCAAAATACTACTTTATATAAACTTTATGACACtcagttttttcttctctgacagAAATCCACTTTTCACAGAAATTTAAAAACCGTCTTTCAGCTGTTTCTGATTCCACCTTTGCTGTAATAGCCTTATTATGATTTAGAAATCTGCTACGCATTAAACATGAAGTCAGGGAGGGTGACTGCTCTTCAGGTGAGGGGTAATGTCCTGTGCTGAAGCCATTTAAATGAAGACAGATGCTGTATATTGTTCAGGTTAGAATGTACTAATATAATATATGGAAGAAGCTTTTATTGCcagatattttttctttgttcatcAGTTTAGCTTGTCTTAACGCGGCACCTCTTGTACTTCTACTGCCCAGATTTTGCTATGCAGAAATCCTGCGGCTGGGCCTCTTTGTTTTATGACTTCGGTGAAGTCTCTATCGACACATAATCATTGTGGCGTTCCCTCGTGCTCACACAGTAGTTTAGTTCCTTCCTGTCGAggtattttgttggactgctgTCTGTCAGAAACTTTGCACCCTCCTTGTTTCCTCACGAGCATcaaaaacgcacaaaaacaagaacagacCACATTGTTTTATTCGTCACAGCCACTTCTTGTTTCTTCTGCCGTCTCATGCCTTCGGTTGAAATGCCACGTGAgtctacatatttatcagtctCTTGTCTTCAGCCGTCTCGTCCGTGTTCAAGGTAAACTTTGGGTGGATTGATTTGCACTGTGCTCTTCAGCCATGCCAGCTAGAATAGAAGTGGAGAAGGTTCCCTGTGTGAAGGTGATGGATCAACACTGCTCTTGCAATCAACAGTAGAAAcaatctctttttcttttttttgtcaataaagCACAAGTTGTGTAAATCCTCCCTTTGTAATTTGTGTGATTGATGCTTTCTTTGACTGGTGGGAGAGATACATTGAAAATACTGTGGTGACAAATACTTTGGAGTCAGTTTTTGAAAGTGCTCATGTCATAGAGGATTTTTATGTGATAAATatccagtgtaactgtgctGAAGTGTGTTGAACCACTTTGACGTCCTTTCATCCTAACAGACTTGTAGATTTTCTCCTTTCATTACAGCTAACACTGGCTGAACTGAAATGTCGTTAAAAGCAGATTAAAGGTTTAGATTTTAGAACAAAAATCCTCATTTAGCAGAAGAAAAGGATCTTCTAGCATTCACAAAGGTTGCTACGgaccgtagcctgtggactacggatacggcactttccatttgccaatcagatacgcgagatctggtcacgtgactcccggtagacgctagaggtacggacccgtagcatcggtactacaggtacggaccctaaacctgaccctaacactaaccataaccttaacctttgcttacctttcaacagtttgcagtagttagcagcttcttgactcgtgagagactcgcgtacgggtccgtatctgtctggcaaatggaaagtgccgtatccatagCCCACAgactacgggtacgggtccgtatctgtagataCTACCATTCACAAAGATGGAATAAAAGCTAATTCTCCACCTGGCCTACAATGGCAGCCTCCAATATCAGGAGGGTCAGTATagaattgagggacttttgaagtttaGGGGAtttatcttgcatacatttttgttaaaagtaaaacaaactgatgttttttatgttcattatgatcatgtctttacaaattccacaattatttatttaaaaaaaacaatcacttaGTAAAAATGACTCGTCACTAAAATGCCAACTTGATAACTGTTCGAATTTAATAACCACCACCTTCTAAATTgctaaacaataaaatgagtagtcaaaaatagttttgtgttctttttattaagttgagataattgtaacatatttcttttttggcaatatatcaaattttatatggaaaataacaaatttgatcattttcaactaagttccccgttacaaaaacacctctccgggaagtgtgttaattccagatcacatgacctgctccacatgatgtcatttcctcctgaagaaaagactggaagactccaaggctttctgacttatttaatataaagtaatgtgtgagtcaagtgtggattcaTCACATGTCAACAGgcttactacaatatctttataaataactttcaatttcactcaGCTGCACATATAATATTTAGGAATCTTTCTCTAAACtcccatgtggtgtttggttataggcggccatgttgattttaggcctgaaaacagcaaaaatgtcaactatgatgcAAAAAGCCCTGctattatatattgacccaggagctgaaacataaaaactacaaactCCACCACAAGGAGGCGCTATGCACACGCAAATGAGTGCATCAGACAAACGCTGGAAAAGTGTTTCTCACCCGATTTTCTGGTGTCTTTCAACAAATTGAATGATGACAGAGTGGCACCACatactgagagagagagacaaggcAGCCAGCCTGCGTGAGTGTTTGTGACTGACTCCACATCAAAACGTTGCTGGAGCAAAATAAAATAGTGATtttgcaattgttttttttttcccccaccgaTTTCCCTCTCAGTATGACATATCAGCATAATAAAGGAGaatttgagctaaaatgcttccaaggcttttgtattttttctaacAACGTGCAGCGGGAACCATATGTGTCATGATTACCAGGAGAAAAGCAGAATCTTAAAAGTCACACAACACTGCTGAGATGGGCTTTCAAGGCAGCAATAAGTACTTAAAAACAGTTTATTATGGCACATAGGCCTTTTAAAGTTGGTTAACAGCAGCAAGTGACAGGACAGATGGAGGCGGGGAGAAAGAAAGACGAAGTTGGACATCCATATCTTTGTCTGGTTTTGATTAGTGGCTGTTAGTCCTGATCTACCACACTGGAACATGTCACCCAGTCAGAAAGCAACGATTTCTTATTAAATCATCCGACCATAGTCTAAACTGCTGCACAAGACAAAGGAATATACAGTGCACACGCAGAAAAAAAGCTTATCACCTCCAAAGTGTTAactgttttggatttttaaattttttttttttatcatgtatGGCTGAAATTAGAATCAGCAGACAATATTATCTGCCAGCTCAAAGCGAAGTTTTCAAAGAAGGGATAATCTTATATGAAATTAAGCTAGCAAAAGCACCTAAAGCAATAAAGACGAGATAACAAGATACATCGGATGCCTCCTGAGCAGGATTTTAAAGTTATATCAGGCAAAAGAGGAACTTAATTCACATTATTAAACAggattttattctttaaaactatatcatgagaaaaatgagactaaaaagTGCAGTTTTTGATTGAATCTATCAGAGACAATCGTATGCTATGAAGTTAACTTGGACAATTGGTatgcatttaaacatttttaatatgacATGGCTGTTTTTGCAGAAAGCTGTGTGAAAGGTGACACGTTGAAGCCCTTTGTGTTCTATCAGAGCCTCCTTTTTCAAGACGCTGAGCTCGTACCGGCTTCTGCATCTCAAACCTTGTTGCATAAAAGCATCCGTCGGGTgcctgaaaatgtaaaaacctgCAGATGAAAAAAGCAGGGAAGTGATGGCTGCTGGCTGCATGTCATCAGCAGATAAGATAACCAGGCTTTGTGGATATTTGTACAACGGTGTGCTGGGGGAATCTATCCGAGAGACAGCAGCAAATGAAATCTACCAGCCAGAAAATCTCACAACTACTTTTGATCACTCGAGGGTGAAAATCATGACAATGGTTATCCGGTGGCTTTTGAAAAGGGGGTTTTCGAACTTTcataagaattttttttttctctcatcatAACATCCTTCTGTCAGAGTTTCTGAAAATACAAAAGGGTAACAGTCACTTTCAAGACTGATTTATTAGAGCATGTGCGTAACAAAGCAGTCAGTGTAAATGGATCTTTCCAGAATGGGTCTAAGATGTAGCTACAATTTCTCCAAAATAATTTGGTGAAGTGCCTTGTGGTTTCTTGAAACAACTCAACTAGAAATACATTGACATTAGGCCTGTATGCACACTGTCTACAtcgggggtgtcaaacatgcggcccatgggccaaaaccggccctccagagggtccactctggccctcaaagtgtaaaaattacagagcagacaataactgaaaaatgtaaatttgtaaaatgataaatttaaaacaatttctaGACCAGTTATTTCGATCATAAAGTAAATtattagattgttcattgttttttttttgtcattttttaccttgtttttgtgatattttgtcttatttttgttgttttttgtcttttttgtcagatttttgttgtttgtctcatgtttttgttgttttgtttcacgcttttgtcattttgtgtctcattttttgtctcttgttttgtttctgttatttgtctgttttttatataattttgtttccttgtttttgtcatttttgtaatactttgtcttgtttttggtctcacttttatcgtttgtctcatgtttttgtcgctttgttttttgtttttcttgttttgtttcctttttgttattttttcattttgtgtttcactttatttgttgtttttttctcgttttgtgtcttatttttgtctcatttgtgttgttttgtccatttggttgtcgctttgtgtctccaCATTTCAGGTTCTTcagaatgttttgcaaaaagataattcattacatgtgaacattttcagaacatacttttttgcactaaaaaaagaaagatttggagttgtatgctctgattttactggtgtgGCCCGATCTATACGTGTTTTTGTCTCTAATAACTTCACATGTTGCATATAATCTCACATTAGCAGGCAAAACCTTTGCTTCAGTTAATTACAGCAAACAACCCTTAAACAGCAGCACATTTACCGCTCACAAACTTCTTCCTCGGCTCGGTACAAAACACAGCAAGGCAACCTAAGGCAATGCTCGCTTTACTGGAATAATTCACACAGCTGGAATATATCTTGGACCAGTCAGGCTGCTTGTGTGAAACCATCCATCAAGGACAATTCTGACAGGTATCGACCGATCTGGCCTCTCTGTaataatttctgtattttcagcATTGCCTGGATTAGGCCGGCCTGCTTTTTATAACCCCATTCCGGCAGGTAtccgttattttttttttccacgtaCGTCGATATATTGAGCTGCAGGAGACCTGGAGGTGTAGCAGATAAAACAGTTGGGTAAAGGCCAGAGCTTATCAAAGCACACGCTGTTGTGATCAGATCATGCGGTCCGGCCTATTAGCTGCCTCCTGAACAGGAGAGGTCAAGGGGAAGACAAACACCGATGAGTCCTGCTTGAGGGAAAGACAACTTTGCATTTCAACCCCGTGCATGTTTGCATGTAAGTTTGCTATATAACATACTGTGTCATACAGGAAAATTAAAAGGTATCATCCACAAACCAAAGTATTGGACAAGCCAGTTCAGCGGGGTTTTTAGCATCTCCTTTTGCAGGAAATACAATGCTGTCGCTACAGTGCCTCATGCTCTTTGTGATTTATGGTACATTAGAAGCATTTTTATGAGGACTTTGGGAAATTATTTTTTGGAAAGGAAAGTAAATTACTATCTCCCTTCATCAGCTCTCATGAAAACGCCCTTGACCCCCAACTGATCCCATTTAAACAGTCAGCAGTGACCCAGTAACACAGAGGTCACAGTGTGCAGCcctcagcatgtgtgtgtttcgtCTCATTCTTCTCTCAGTCTCATACTGATGGACacaaaatagaaattaaaaagtACTACTCATAACAATAAACTAAAATGTCTGGGATTTCTCTCATTGTGACATTTATATGTG
This genomic stretch from Acanthochromis polyacanthus isolate Apoly-LR-REF ecotype Palm Island chromosome 17, KAUST_Apoly_ChrSc, whole genome shotgun sequence harbors:
- the c17h5orf15 gene encoding keratinocyte-associated transmembrane protein 2 isoform X20; amino-acid sequence: MATCGNMGRSRRNICAFSVAIFVLMLSSGCLSAPVEEPQKDLGQASQGPNLTREPAKQSPAAAADPKATETEPKATETEPKATETEPKATETEPKATETEPKATETEPKATETEPEVTGTETKPEVTGTETKPEATETEPKESTTNPKDPTTAEVEAPKADQKTGTEVKSTSTHKGDSSITVFDSSAGKLPQNSDGDAKSDETDKNRDGTEATEEHASSATTRVSTVESTTASTKVQETTTPITEFTQADLDLLDADGKGQGPQISSEEDEDGEDDVDDESIDPEESDGLLYGNADPKDQTENGRRQQAGEMEAPRYKGVDSYNTEDEDSHFFFHLVILAFLVAIGYIAYHNKRKIFHLAHNRRWKDSLCSRNTVEYRRLDQNVNEAMPSLKMTRDYIF
- the c17h5orf15 gene encoding keratinocyte-associated transmembrane protein 2 isoform X10, producing the protein MATCGNMGRSRRNICAFSVAIFVLMLSSGCLSAPVEEPQKDLGQASQGPNLTREPAKQSPAAAADPKATETEPKATETEPKATETEPKATETEPKATETEPKATETEPKATETEPEVTGTETKPEVTGTETKPEVTETEPEATETEPKATDPKPEVTETEPEATETEPKESTTNPKDPTTAEVEAPKADQKTGTEVKSTSTHKGDSSITVFDSSAGKLPQNSDGDAKSDETDKNRDGTEATEEHASSATTRVSTVESTTASTKVQETTTPITEFTQADLDLLDADGKGQGPQISSEEDEDGEDDVDDESIDPEESDGLLYGNADPKDQTENGRRQQAGEMEAPRYKGVDSYNTEDEDSHFFFHLVILAFLVAIGYIAYHNKRKIFHLAHNRRWKDSLCSRNTVEYRRLDQNVNEAMPSLKMTRDYIF
- the c17h5orf15 gene encoding keratinocyte-associated transmembrane protein 2 isoform X14 — protein: MATCGNMGRSRRNICAFSVAIFVLMLSSGCLSAPVEEPQKDLGQASQGPNLTREPAKQSPAAAADPKATETEPKATETEPKATETEPKATETEPKATETEPKATETEPKATETEPEVTGTETKPEVTGTETKPEVTETEPEVTETEPEATETEPKESTTNPKDPTTAEVEAPKADQKTGTEVKSTSTHKGDSSITVFDSSAGKLPQNSDGDAKSDETDKNRDGTEATEEHASSATTRVSTVESTTASTKVQETTTPITEFTQADLDLLDADGKGQGPQISSEEDEDGEDDVDDESIDPEESDGLLYGNADPKDQTENGRRQQAGEMEAPRYKGVDSYNTEDEDSHFFFHLVILAFLVAIGYIAYHNKRKIFHLAHNRRWKDSLCSRNTVEYRRLDQNVNEAMPSLKMTRDYIF
- the c17h5orf15 gene encoding keratinocyte-associated transmembrane protein 2 isoform X7, which codes for MATCGNMGRSRRNICAFSVAIFVLMLSSGCLSAPVEEPQKDLGQASQGPNLTREPAKQSPAAAADPKATETEPKATETEPKATETEPKATETEPKATETEPKATETEPKATETEPEVTGTETKPEVTGTETKPEVTGTETKPEVTETEPEATETEPKATDPKPEVTETEPEATETEPKESTTNPKDPTTAEVEAPKADQKTGTEVKSTSTHKGDSSITVFDSSAGKLPQNSDGDAKSDETDKNRDGTEATEEHASSATTRVSTVESTTASTKVQETTTPITEFTQADLDLLDADGKGQGPQISSEEDEDGEDDVDDESIDPEESDGLLYGNADPKDQTENGRRQQAGEMEAPRYKGVDSYNTEDEDSHFFFHLVILAFLVAIGYIAYHNKRKIFHLAHNRRWKDSLCSRNTVEYRRLDQNVNEAMPSLKMTRDYIF
- the c17h5orf15 gene encoding keratinocyte-associated transmembrane protein 2 isoform X16, which produces MATCGNMGRSRRNICAFSVAIFVLMLSSGCLSAPVEEPQKDLGQASQGPNLTREPAKQSPAAAADPKATETEPKATETEPKATETEPKATETEPKATETEPKATETEPKATETEPEVTGTETKPEVTGTETKPEVTGTETKPEVTETEPKESTTNPKDPTTAEVEAPKADQKTGTEVKSTSTHKGDSSITVFDSSAGKLPQNSDGDAKSDETDKNRDGTEATEEHASSATTRVSTVESTTASTKVQETTTPITEFTQADLDLLDADGKGQGPQISSEEDEDGEDDVDDESIDPEESDGLLYGNADPKDQTENGRRQQAGEMEAPRYKGVDSYNTEDEDSHFFFHLVILAFLVAIGYIAYHNKRKIFHLAHNRRWKDSLCSRNTVEYRRLDQNVNEAMPSLKMTRDYIF